The following proteins come from a genomic window of Melospiza georgiana isolate bMelGeo1 chromosome 3, bMelGeo1.pri, whole genome shotgun sequence:
- the CAD gene encoding CAD protein isoform X1: MARLVLQDGSVLPGRPFGAVGAAAAGEVVFQTGMVGYPEALTDPSYKAQILVLTYPLVGNYGVPRDEPDAFGLSRWFESSKIHVAALVVGECSETPSHWSASQSLDQWLKEQNIPGLEGVDTRALTKKIREKGTLLGKLVPDGTPEGSVAFEDPNTEHLVREVSLKAPRVFNAGGSLRVTALDCGLKNNQIRCLCRRGAAVTVVPWDHPLDPAAFDGLFISNGPGDPQLCQETVSSLRQLLDAPQPKPIFGICLGHQLLALALGASTYKMKYGNRGHNQPCVHEDSRRCFITAQNHGFAVQAGSLPPGWLPLFTNANDASNEGLVHQSKPFFSVQFHPEHCAGPTDLEGLFDVFLEAARDLRDGQGGARTVRERLQEWLTYSKAPAGHLEEARPRKVLILGSGGLSIGQAGEFDYSGSQAIKALKEENIQTVLINPNIATVQTSKGLADKVYFLPITPEYVTQVIRNERPDGVLLTFGGQTALNCGVELTKAGVLERYRVRVLGTPVASIEMTEDRKVFVEKMEEIGEHVAPSEAAASLEQAQAAAERLGYPVLVRSAYALGGLGSGFANNREELVALVSQAFTHTSQVLVDKSLKGWKEIEYEVVRDAYNNCITVCNMENLDPLGIHTGESIVVAPSQTLNDTEYFMLRRTAIKVVQHLGIVGECNIQFALNPESEQYYIIEVNARLSRSSALASKATGYPLAYVAAKLALGIPLPLLRNSVTNSTTASFEPSLDYCVVKIPRWDLSKFVRVSTKIGSSMKSVGEVMAIGRNFEEAFQKALRMVDENCVGFDHTVKPVSDMELETPTDKRIFVLAAALRAGYCIERLYELTKIDRWFLHKMKNITDHAVLLESYRGQQGAMPPAVLQRAKQLGFSDKQVALAVLSTELAVRKMRRDLKILPVVKQIDTVAAEWPAQTNYLYLTYNGSEHDLAFREPHVMVIGSGVYRIGSSVEFDWCAVGCIQELRKMGFKTIMVNYNPETVSTDYDMCDRLYFDEISFEVVMDIYELENPEGVILSMGGQLPNNIAMALHRQQCRILGTSPEAIDSAENRFKFSRLLDSIGISQPLWKELSNMESAKHFCCKVGYPCVVRPSYVLSGAAMNVAYSDSDLEKFLSNAVAVSKEQPVVISKFIQEAKEIDVDAVACDGVVVAIAISEHVENAGVHSGDATLVTPPQDITPKTLERIKAIVHAIGQELQVTGPFNLQLIAKDDQLKVIECNVRVSRSFPFVSKTLGVDLVALASQVIMGEDVEPVGLMTGTGIVGVKVPQFSFSRLAGADVVLGVEMTSTGEVACFGENRCEAYLKAMLSTGFKIPKKNILLTIGSYKNKSELLPTVRTLESLGYNLYASLGTADFYTEHGIKVKAVDWHFEEADSSEAGARESQRSILDYLAENHFEMVINLSMRNSGGRRLSSFVTKGYRTRRLAVDYSVPLIIDIKCTKLFVEALGQIGAAPPMKMHVDCMTSQKLIRLPGLIDVHVHLREPGGTHKEDFASGTAAALAGGVTMVCAMPNTSPAVTDATSFALAQKLAEAGARCDFALFLGASVDNAGTLGPLAGAAAGLKMYLNDTFSSLRMDDVSLWMEHLEQWPRHLPIVAHAERQTVAAVLMVAQLYQRPVHICHVARREEILLIKAAKQRGVPVTCEVAPHHLFLSQDDLGRLGQGRAAVRPELGTRQDVQALWENMDVIDCFATDHAPHTLEEKQGQEPPPGYPGLETMLPLLLTAVSEGRLSVEDIVQRLYENPRKIFGLPAQEDTYVEVDLEQEWIIPSSTVFSKARWTPFEGMQVKGTVRRVVLRGEVAYIDGQVLVPPGYGQDVRKWTAGAALLPHVAPSKEIVKPPEQSRPVAGDALRGRAPSPRRPGPTGDTRFHLPPRIHRASDPELPAFQRLGAAHRPGARGTAEDTREKGSRKAAEPDSAVTQDSHFHTLGPVPRQTSPQRAPHFQTSPLLHPLVGQHVLSVRQFSKEQLSHLFNVAHTLRMLVQKERSLDILKGKVMASMFYEVSTRTSSSFAAAMSRLGGSVLSFCEATSSVQKGESLADSVQTMCCYADVLVLRHPQPGAVELAARHCRKPVINAGDGVGEHPTQALLDIFTIREELGTVNGMTITMVGDLKHGRTVHSLARLLTLYRVHLRYVTPPELRMPADITSFVASRGIQQEEFGSIEEALPDTDVLYVTRIQKERFQRAEDYEACFGKFILTPHIMTRAKERMVVMHPLPRVNEISVEVDSDPRAAYFRQAENGMYMRMALLATVLGRY, translated from the exons tggtTTGAGTCCAGCAAGATCCACGTGGCTGCGCTGGTGGTGGGCGAGTGCTCAGAGACCCCGAGCCACTGGAGCGCATCCCAGTCCCTGGACCAGTGGCTGAAGGAGCAGAACATCCCCGGGCTGGAAG GGGTGGACACCCGGGCGCTCACCAAGAAGATCCGCGAGAAGGGGACGCTGCTGGGGAAGCTGGTGCCGGACGGGACCCCCGAGGGCAGCGTCGCCTTTGAGGACCCCAACACGGAGCACCTGGTGCGGGAGGTGTCGCTGAAG GCGCCGCGAGTGTTCAACGCGGGCGGGTCCCTGCGTGTCACCGCCCTCGACTGCGGCCTCAAGAACAACCAGATCCGCTGCCTGTGCCGGCGGGGGGCCGCGGTCACCGTGGTGCCCTGGGACCACCCGCTGGACCCTGCAG CCTTCGATGGGCTGTTCATCAGCAATGGCCCAGGGGACCCACAGCTCTGTCAGGAGACGGTGTCCAGCCTACGCCAGCTGCTGGATGCGCCCCAGCCCAAGCCCATCTTTGGCATCTGCCTGGGCCACCAGCTGCTCGCCCTGGCCCTCGGTGCCTCGACCTACAAGATGAA GTACGGGAACCGCGGGCACAACCAGCCGTGCGTGCACGAGGACTCGCGGCGCTGCTTCATCACGGCGCAGAACCACGGCTTTGCGGTGCAGGCGGGCAGCCTCCCGCCCGGCTGGCTGCCGCTCTTCACCAACGCCAACGACGCCTCCAACGAGGGCCTGGTGCACCAGAGCAAGCCCTTCTTCAG TGTCCAGTTCCACCCCGAGCACTGCGCCGGCCCCACCGACCTGGAGGGTCTCTTTGATGTCTTCCTGGAGGCGGCGCGGGACCTGCGGGACGGGCAGGGCGGCGCCCGCACAG TGCGGGAGCGCCTGCAGGAGTGGCTGACCTACAGCAAGGCACCAGCGGGGCACTTGGAGGAAGCCCGGCCCCGCAAGGTGCTGATCCTGGGCTCCGGGGGCCTTTCCATTGGGCAGGCAGGCGAGTTCGATTACTCGGGCTCACAG GCCATCAAAGCGCTGAAGGAGGAGAACATCCAGACGGTGCTGATCAACCCCAACATCGCCACCGTGCAGACCTCCAAGGGACTGGCAGACAAGGTGTACTTCCTGCCCATCACCCCGGAGTACGTCACCCAG GTGATCCGGAACGAGCGGCCTGATGGGGTGCTGCTGACCTTCGGGGGACAGACAGCCCTCAACTGCGGCGTGGAGCTGACCAAGGCGGGCGTCCTGGAGCGGTACCGCGTGCGGGTGCTGGGCACCCCCGTGGCCTCCATTGAGATGACGGAGGATCGCAAGGTCTTCGTGGAGAAGATGGAGGAGATCGGGGAGCACGTGGCGCCCAGCGaggctgctgcctccctggagcag gcacaggcagcagctgagcgcTTGGGGTACCCGGTGCTGGTGCGCTCTGCCTACgccctgggagggctgggctctggcttCGCCAACAacagggaggagctggtggCTCTGGTGAGCCAGGCCTTCACCCACACCTCCCAGGTGCTGGTGGACAAGTCCctgaagggctggaaggagattGAGTACGAGGTGGTGCGGGATGCCTACAACAACTGCATCACG GTGTGCAACATGGAGAACCTGGACCCGCTGGGGATCCACACGGGCGAGTCCATCGTGGTGGCACCCAGCCAGACCCTCAATGACACCGAGTACTTCATGCTGAGGCGCACAGCCATCAAGGTGGTGCAGCACCTGGGCATCGTGGGCGAGTGCAACATCCAGTTTGCCCTCAACCCCGAGTCAGAGCAG TACTACATCATCGAGGTGAACGCGCGGCTGTCCCGCAGCTCGGCCCTGGCCAGCAAGGCCACCGGCTACCCGCTGGCCTACGTGGCTGCCAAACTGGCCTTGGGCAtccccctgcccctcctcaG GAACTCCGTCACCAACTCCACCACGGCCAGCTTTGAGCCCAGCCTGGACTACTGCGTGGTGAAGATCCCGCGCTGGGACCTCAGCAAGTTCGTGCGTGTCAGCACCAAGATCGGCAGCTCCATGAAGAGCGTGG GGGAGGTCATGGCCATTGGGAGGAACTTTGAGGAGGCGTTCCAGAAGGCTCTGAGGATGGTGGACGAGAACTGCGTGGGCTTTGATCACACGGTGAAGCCGGTCTCAGACATG gagctggagacGCCGACGGACAAGCGGATCTTCGTGCTggcggcggcgctgcgggcCGGCTACTGCATCGAGCGGCTCTACGAGCTGACCAAGATTGACCGCTGGTTCCTGCACAAGATGAAGAACATCACGGACCACGCGGTGCTGCTGGAGTCCTACCGCGGCCAGCAGGGCGCCATGCCGCCCGCCGTGCTCCAGCGCGCCAAGCAGCTCGGCTTCTCCGACAAGCAGGTGGCCCTGGCCGTGCTCAG CACCGAGCTGGCCGTGCGGAAGATGCGGCGCGACCTCAAGATCCTGCCGGTGGTGAAGCAGATCGACACCGTGGCCGCGGAGTGGCCGGCCCAAACCAACTACCTGTACCTGACCTACAACGGCTCTGAGCACGACCTGGCCTTCCGCGAGCCCCACGTCATGGTCATCGGCTCCGGCGTCTACCGCATCGGCAGCAGCGTGGAGTTTGACTGGTGTGCTGTGGGCTGCATCCAGGAGCTCCGCAAG ATGGGCTTCAAGACAATCATGGTGAACTACAACCCTGAGACAGTGAGCACCGATTATGACATGTGTGATCGCCTCTACTTTGACGAGATTTCCTTtgag GTGGTGATGGACATCTACGAGCTGGAGAACCCCGAGGGTGTGATCCTGTCCATGGGCGGGCAGCTGCCCAACAACATCGCCATGGCGCTGCACCGGCAGCAGTGCCGCATCCTGGGCACCTCCCCGGAGGCCATCGACTCCGCCGAGAACCGCTTCAAGTTCTCCCGCCTGCTGGACTCCATCGGCATcagccagcccctctggaaGGAGCTCTCCAACATGGAG TCAGCCAAGCACTTCTGCTGCAAGGTGGGCTACCCGTGTGTCGTGCGCCCCTCCTACGTGCTGAGCGGGGCTGCCATGAACGTGGCCTACTCAGACAGCGACCTGGAGAAGTTCCTGAGCAACGCTGTGGCTGTGTCCAAGGAGCAGCCCGTTGTCATTTCCAAGTTCATCCAGGAGGCCAAG GAGATCGACGTGGACGCGGTGGCCTGCGACGGCGTGGTGGTGGCCATCGCCATCTCAGAGCACGTGGAGAACGCTGGGGTGCACTCGGGGGACGCCACGCTGGTGACACCCCCCCAGGACATCACCCCCAAGACGCTGGAGCGCATCAAGGCCATTGTGCACGCCattgggcaggagctgcaggtcaCAGGGCCCTTCAACCTGCAGCTCATCGCCAAG GACGACCAGCTGAAGGTGATAGAGTGCAATGTTCGTGTCTCCCGCTCCTTCCCCTTCGTCTCCAAGACCCTGGGCGTGGACTTGGTGGCTCTGGCCAGCCAGGTGATCATGGGTGAGGATGTGGAGCCCGTGGGGCTGATGACGGGCACAGGCATTGTTGGTGTCAAG GTGCCCCAGTTCTCCTTCTCTCGCCTGGCGGGCGCTGACGTGGTGCTGGGTGTGGAGATGACCAGCACGGGCGAGGTTGCCTGCTTCGGGGAGAACCGCTGCGAGGCGTACCTGAAGGCCATGCTCAGCACCGGCTTCAAGATCCCCAAGAAGAACATTCTGCTGACCATCGGCAGCTACAAG AACAAGAGCGAGCTGCTGCCCACGGTGCGGACGCTGGAGAGCCTCGGCTACAACCTCTATGCCAGCCTTGGCACCGCCGACTTCTACACCGAGCACGGCATCAAg GTGAAGGCCGTGGACTGGCACTTTGAGGAGGCTGACAGCAGCGAGGCCGGTGCCCGGGAGAGCCAGCGCAGCATCCTGGACTACCTGGCCGAGAACCACTTTGAGATGGTCATTAACCTGTCCATGCGCAACTCGGGCGGCCGCCGCCTCTCCTCCTTCGTCACCAAGGGCTACCGCACCCGGCGCCTGGCCGTCGACTACTCCGTGCCCCTCATCATCGACATCAAGTGCACAAAGCTCTTCGTCGAG GCACTGGGCCAGATTGGGGCAGCGCCCCCAATGAAGATGCACGTGGACTGCATGACGTCCCAGAAGCTCATCCGTCTGCCAG GCCTGATCGATGTCCACGTGCACCTCCGCGAGCCGGGTGGCACCCACAAGGAGGACTTTGCATCAGGCACGGCAGCTGCCCTGGCCGGGGGCGTCACCATGGTGTGTGCCATGCCCaacaccagccctgctgtcaccGATGCCACCTCTTTCGCCTTGGCACAGAAG ctggctgaggctggggccCGCTGTGATTTTGCTCTCTTCCTGGGGGCTTCCGTGGACAACGCTGGCACCCTGGGccccctggctggggcagccgCCGGGCTCAAGATGTACCTGAACGACACCTTCTCCAGCCTGCGGATGGACGACGTGTCGCTGTGGATGGAG cacctGGAGCAGTGGCCGCGGCACCTGCCCATCGTGGCGCACGCCGAGCGGCAGACGGTGGCCGCCGTGCTGATGGTGGCCCAGCTGTACCAGCGCCCCGTCCACATCTGCCACGTGGCCCGCAGGGAGGAG ATCCTGCTCATCAAGGCGGCCAAGCAGAGAGGGGTCCCGGTGACGTGCGAGGTGGCCCCGCACCACCTGTTCCTGAGCCAGGACGACCTGGGCCGCCTGGGGCAGGGCCGTGCGGCCGTGCGGCCCGAGCTGGGCACCCGCCAGGACGTGCAGGCGCTCTGGGAGAACATGGACGTCATCGACTGCTTTGCCACTGACCACG ctccccacaCGCTGGAGGAGAAGCAGGGGCAGGAGCCGCCCCCTGGGTACCCTGGCCTGGAGACCatgctgccgctgctgctgacGGCCGTCTCCGAGGGGAGGCTCAGCGTGGAGGACATCGTGCAGCGCCTCTATGAGAACCCTCGCAAGATCTTTGGGCTGCCTGCTCAGGAGGACACCTATGTGGAG GTGGACCTGGAGCAGGAGTGGAtcatccccagcagcacagtgtTCTCCAAGGCCCGTTGGACCCCCTTTGAGGGCATGCAGGTCAAGGGCACCGTGCGCAGGGTGGTCCTGCGTGGGGAGGTTGCCTACATCGATGGGCAG gtgctggtgcCCCCTGGCTATGGGCAGGATGTGAGGAAGTGGACCgcaggagctgcactgctgccacaCGTTGCCCCCAGCAAGGAGATTGTGAAG CCCCCCGAGCAGTCCCGGCCCGTGGCGGGTGACGCGCTGCGTGGACGGGCGCCCAGCCcgcgccggcccggccccacGGGGGACACGCGCTTCCACCTCCCGCCCCGCATCCACCGAGCCTCGGACCCCGAGCTGCCAG CGTTCCAGAGGCTGGGAGCCGCGCACCGCCCGGGCGCCCGAGGCACCG CTGAGGACACTCgagagaagggcagcaggaaggcagcGGAACCGG ATTCGGCAGTGACCCAGGACAGCCACTTCCATACGCTGGGCCCCGTCCCGCGCCAGACGTCCCCGCAGCGCGCCCCCCACTTCCAGACGTCCCCGCTGCTGCACCCCCTGGTCGGGCAGCACGTGCTCTCTGTGCGGCAGTTCTCCAAGGAGCAG CTGTCCCACCTGTTCAACGTGGCACACACCCTGCGCATGCTGGTGCAGAAGGAGCGCAGCCTGGACATCCTCAAG GGGAAGGTGATGGCCAGCATGTTCTACGAGGTGAGCACGcgcaccagcagctccttcgCGGCAGCCATGAGCCGGCTGGGGGGCTCCGTGCTGTCCTTCTGCGAGGCCACCTCCTCGGTGCAGAAGGGCGAGTCGCTGGCTGACTCCGTGCAGACCATGTGCTGCTACGCCGACGTGCTGGTGCTGCGGCACCCCCAGCCCGGCGCTGTCGAG ctggccgCCAGGCACTGCCGCAAGCCGGTGATCAACGCGGGGGACGGCGTGGGCGAGCACCCCACGCAGGCGCTGCTGGACATCTTCACCATCCGCGAGGAGCTGGGCACGGTCAATGGCATGACG ATCACCATGGTGGGGGACCTGAAGCACGGGCGCACGGTGCACTCCCTGGCGCGCCTGCTCACGCTGTACCGCGTGCACCTGCGCTACGTCACCCCGCCCGAGCTCCGCATGCCCGCCGACATCACCAGCTTCGTGGCCTCCAGGGGCATCCAGCAG gaggagtTCGGGAGCATCGAGGAGGCGCTGCCGGACACGGACGTGCTGTACGTGACCCGCATCCAGAAGGAGCGCTTCCAGCGGGCCGAGGACTACGAGGCT TGCTTCGGGAAGTTCATCCTCACACCCCACATCATGACCCGGGCCAAGGAGAGGATGGTGGTGATGCACCCCCTGCCCCGTGTCAACGAGATcag CGTGGAGGTGGACTCGGACCCGCGCGCCGCGTACTTCCGGCAGGCGGAGAACGGCATGTACATGCGGATGGCGCTGCTGGCCACGGTGCTGGGCCGCTACTGA